One window of Cryobacterium arcticum genomic DNA carries:
- the yidD gene encoding membrane protein insertion efficiency factor YidD, translated as MNRAILTLVLLPRNVGVVLLRVYRAVISPLYGDVCRYYPSCSAYALGAVQEYGLIVGAFFAARRVLRCHPWAEGGIDDVPLKRHRRYTVTSFGFVVPLATERADSHAWTS; from the coding sequence ATGAACAGGGCGATCCTCACGCTGGTGCTGCTCCCCCGAAATGTCGGGGTGGTGCTCCTGCGCGTGTATCGCGCGGTAATCTCACCGTTGTACGGCGATGTTTGCCGGTATTACCCCTCGTGCTCGGCGTATGCCCTTGGCGCCGTTCAGGAATATGGCCTGATCGTCGGCGCTTTCTTCGCCGCACGCCGGGTCTTGCGTTGTCATCCTTGGGCTGAGGGCGGAATCGATGATGTTCCCCTGAAACGACACCGTCGCTACACCGTGACGTCGTTTGGATTTGTAGTTCCTTTAGCCACGGAAAGGGCTGACTCGCACGCATGGACCTCTTAG